A stretch of Bacillus pseudomycoides DNA encodes these proteins:
- a CDS encoding biotin/lipoate A/B protein ligase family protein codes for MGKEKWCYINSGQCSPSFNMALDECLLNWQSEKKMPPTIRFYEWEVPTLTVGYFQRVEKDINMDIVKEKEYGFVRRQTGGRGVLHDKELTYSVIVSEDHPHMPKTVTEAYRVISQGLLEGFKALGLEAYYAVPKTEADRENLKNPRSGVCFDAPSWYEIVVEGRKIAGSAQTRQKGVILQHGSIPLEIDLDELYDLFLFPNERVKERMKSMFSSKAVAINELTDRTFTIEQLIEAFQVGFEKGLDVELVPYELTEEQLQEVQTLAKEKYESNEWNYKK; via the coding sequence ATGGGAAAAGAAAAATGGTGTTATATTAACTCTGGTCAATGTTCACCGTCATTTAATATGGCGTTAGATGAATGTTTATTAAATTGGCAAAGTGAAAAGAAAATGCCACCAACGATTCGTTTTTATGAATGGGAGGTGCCAACATTAACAGTAGGGTATTTTCAACGTGTAGAAAAAGATATCAATATGGATATAGTAAAAGAGAAGGAGTATGGATTTGTTCGTCGTCAAACGGGTGGTAGAGGTGTATTACATGATAAAGAATTAACATATAGCGTGATTGTCTCTGAAGATCACCCGCATATGCCGAAAACAGTTACAGAAGCATATCGTGTTATTTCACAGGGGTTACTTGAAGGCTTTAAGGCACTAGGATTAGAAGCGTATTATGCGGTGCCAAAAACAGAAGCGGATCGTGAAAATTTAAAAAATCCACGTTCGGGTGTATGTTTTGATGCGCCATCTTGGTATGAAATTGTTGTAGAAGGCAGAAAAATTGCTGGGAGCGCTCAAACGCGTCAAAAAGGTGTTATTTTGCAACATGGATCAATTCCGTTAGAAATCGATTTGGATGAGCTATATGATTTATTCCTATTCCCAAATGAGCGAGTGAAAGAGCGTATGAAGAGTATGTTTTCTTCAAAAGCTGTTGCAATCAATGAATTAACAGATCGTACATTTACAATTGAACAGTTGATTGAAGCGTTCCAAGTTGGATTTGAAAAAGGTTTAGATGTGGAGCTAGTTCCGTATGAACTAACAGAAGAACAGCTTCAGGAAGTGCAAACATTAGCGAAAGAAAAGTATGAGAGTAATGAATGGAATTATAAAAAATAA
- a CDS encoding LacI family DNA-binding transcriptional regulator, translating into MANIKQIAKIAGVSITTVSRVLNDHPYVSDEKRKRVLNAVEELNYAKNINAVHLLRGKTFTVGVMLPFINLPYFSTLIGGIGNEALAAGYHISLCQTNYDSKEEIRVLEMMKMKQFDGMIICSRASSWEEIEPFATFAPIISCEKMKHPLISSVYVDHYEGFRIGTEYLLHKGHERIGVCLARQNSVNTKQREKAFFDALHAAHKSAQPDWMFYQCYTMQDGAKVLHRILNMKERPTAIFTANDQVAAGLLTEARKHGIRVPEDLAILGFDNHEISEVLEITTIEHPGLTMGARAFSLFHKQILGEQIIGNSEELPFHLIERKTV; encoded by the coding sequence ATGGCAAATATAAAACAAATTGCGAAAATCGCTGGGGTATCTATAACGACGGTTTCGCGCGTGCTAAATGACCATCCCTACGTCAGCGATGAAAAGCGAAAACGCGTTTTAAATGCGGTTGAAGAATTAAATTATGCAAAAAATATAAATGCAGTTCATTTATTAAGAGGAAAAACATTTACAGTGGGGGTAATGCTTCCTTTTATCAATTTACCTTACTTTAGTACCCTTATTGGAGGGATTGGAAACGAAGCATTAGCTGCTGGTTATCATATTAGTCTGTGTCAAACAAATTACGATAGTAAAGAAGAAATTCGCGTTTTAGAAATGATGAAAATGAAACAATTTGATGGAATGATTATTTGCTCGCGAGCAAGCTCGTGGGAGGAAATCGAACCTTTCGCAACGTTTGCTCCCATTATCTCATGTGAAAAAATGAAGCATCCTCTTATTTCATCTGTCTATGTTGATCACTATGAAGGGTTTCGCATCGGTACAGAATATTTATTACATAAAGGACATGAGCGAATTGGAGTGTGTTTAGCGAGACAAAATAGCGTAAATACAAAACAGCGTGAAAAAGCCTTTTTTGATGCTCTTCACGCAGCTCATAAAAGTGCACAACCAGACTGGATGTTTTACCAATGTTACACGATGCAAGATGGCGCAAAAGTTCTGCATCGTATTTTAAATATGAAAGAACGTCCAACTGCTATTTTTACTGCCAACGACCAAGTTGCAGCTGGTTTATTAACTGAAGCACGAAAGCACGGAATACGCGTACCAGAAGATCTCGCTATTCTCGGTTTTGATAACCATGAGATTTCGGAGGTATTAGAGATTACAACAATTGAGCACCCCGGGCTAACAATGGGGGCTCGTGCCTTTTCTTTATTTCATAAGCAAATACTTGGTGAACAAATCATAGGGAACTCAGAAGAACTCCCTTTCCATTTAATTGAACGAAAAACTGTGTAA
- a CDS encoding HAD family hydrolase, protein MKAIIFDFDGLIVDTETIWFQSFQEVIREYGGELPLEEFAKCVGTTDEVLYTYIEQQLKEQFNKTLLEEKVSALHQEKMKIPVARDGVKEYLEEAKSLGVRIGLASSSSRKWVVGFLEDLGIREYFEVIKTKEDVERVKPDPELYKAAIEELKIDLSEAVVFEDSVNGLKAAIAAGLKCVIVPNEVTKALQFENYHLRLGSMKEKSLIEVLQYVREKK, encoded by the coding sequence ATGAAAGCAATTATTTTCGACTTTGATGGGTTAATTGTAGATACAGAAACAATTTGGTTCCAATCTTTTCAGGAAGTAATTCGCGAATATGGTGGTGAGTTACCTCTAGAAGAGTTTGCAAAATGTGTTGGAACAACAGATGAAGTGCTTTATACCTATATTGAACAACAATTGAAAGAGCAATTTAATAAAACATTGCTAGAAGAAAAAGTTTCGGCTTTACATCAAGAGAAAATGAAAATACCAGTAGCTCGTGATGGTGTGAAAGAATACTTAGAAGAAGCAAAAAGTCTTGGAGTAAGAATTGGTTTAGCTTCTAGTTCTTCAAGAAAATGGGTTGTTGGATTTTTAGAAGATTTAGGGATCCGAGAGTATTTTGAAGTTATTAAAACAAAAGAAGATGTTGAGAGAGTAAAACCAGATCCAGAGCTGTATAAGGCAGCTATTGAAGAATTGAAAATTGATCTTTCAGAAGCTGTTGTATTTGAGGATTCAGTAAATGGATTGAAAGCAGCGATTGCAGCAGGATTAAAATGCGTCATTGTTCCTAATGAGGTTACAAAAGCTTTGCAGTTTGAAAATTATCATCTTCGCTTAGGGAGTATGAAAGAAAAGAGTTTAATAGAAGTACTTCAATATGTGAGAGAGAAAAAATAA
- the mntR gene encoding transcriptional regulator MntR, with product MPTPSMEDYIEQIYLLIDEKGYARVSDIAEALSVHPSSVTKMVQKLDKDEYLIYEKYRGLVLTSKGKKIGERLVYRHELLEQFMRIIGVDESKVYNDVEGIEHHLSWEAIDRIGDLVQYFEQDELRIETLRGVQKANEEQGK from the coding sequence ATGCCTACCCCTAGTATGGAAGATTATATTGAACAAATTTATTTGTTAATTGATGAAAAGGGATATGCCCGCGTATCTGATATTGCTGAAGCGCTTAGTGTACATCCATCCTCTGTAACGAAAATGGTACAAAAATTAGATAAAGATGAGTATCTGATTTATGAAAAATATAGAGGGCTTGTATTAACATCAAAAGGGAAAAAAATCGGGGAACGTCTTGTCTACCGTCATGAATTACTAGAACAATTTATGCGTATCATCGGTGTGGATGAAAGTAAGGTTTATAATGATGTAGAAGGGATTGAACATCATTTAAGTTGGGAAGCTATTGACCGCATTGGTGATTTAGTACAATATTTTGAGCAAGATGAGCTTCGAATTGAAACACTTCGCGGTGTTCAAAAAGCAAATGAAGAGCAGGGAAAGTAA
- a CDS encoding TetR/AcrR family transcriptional regulator — translation MKMTANRIKAVALSHFARYGYEGTSLANIAQEVGIKKPSIYAHFKGKEELYFVCLEAALQKDLQRFTDDIKNFSKSSTEALLINLLKGYAKRFGESEESMFWLRTSYFPPDAFREQIIEKANAHIENIRELLFPVFKRAKEQDELYNIEIKDALEAYVCLLDGLMVELLYAGLNRFETRLNASWKVFWRGLSK, via the coding sequence ATGAAAATGACAGCAAACCGCATTAAAGCTGTAGCACTTTCTCATTTCGCACGCTACGGCTATGAAGGGACTTCATTAGCAAATATTGCACAAGAAGTCGGGATTAAAAAACCATCGATTTACGCACACTTTAAGGGGAAAGAAGAATTATACTTCGTCTGCTTAGAGGCAGCCCTGCAAAAAGATTTACAAAGATTTACAGACGATATAAAAAACTTTTCAAAATCATCTACTGAAGCATTGCTCATAAATCTTTTAAAAGGTTATGCAAAACGATTTGGTGAAAGTGAAGAATCAATGTTTTGGTTACGTACTTCTTATTTTCCACCTGATGCATTTCGCGAACAAATTATTGAAAAAGCAAATGCTCACATTGAAAACATTAGAGAACTTCTATTCCCTGTGTTCAAACGAGCAAAGGAACAAGATGAACTGTACAACATTGAAATAAAAGACGCTTTAGAGGCTTATGTATGCTTACTTGATGGTCTTATGGTTGAGCTATTATACGCAGGTTTAAATCGCTTTGAAACCCGTTTAAATGCTTCTTGGAAAGTATTTTGGCGTGGCCTTTCAAAATGA
- a CDS encoding SA1362 family protein: protein MNGRSFTFALVMLIIGLAIFGLVSSAITNPYGMVKNIAIMLLVVGVFYLLYKMFTSSSGSANSQNSYKRAAKQSNQKYGKQNVAPLSNSLLKRNASDDKGKKGNSSVLKRKRKQSHLTVIEGKKNKKKDRASF, encoded by the coding sequence ATGAACGGTCGTTCGTTTACGTTCGCTTTAGTCATGCTTATTATTGGGTTAGCAATATTTGGTCTCGTATCATCTGCAATTACAAATCCATACGGAATGGTCAAAAACATTGCCATTATGTTACTTGTTGTTGGTGTCTTTTATTTATTATATAAGATGTTTACAAGCTCCAGCGGTTCCGCCAATTCGCAAAACTCTTATAAGCGCGCCGCGAAACAATCGAACCAAAAATACGGAAAGCAAAATGTAGCACCCCTAAGCAATTCTTTATTAAAACGAAATGCTTCTGATGACAAAGGTAAAAAAGGCAATTCATCAGTGTTAAAAAGGAAGCGAAAGCAATCTCATTTAACAGTGATTGAGGGCAAAAAAAATAAAAAGAAAGACCGTGCTTCCTTTTAG
- a CDS encoding rhodanese-like domain-containing protein — MSTNLIIILAAVLAFIGYSVWMFFYQKRLIKTLSEEEFRAGYRKAQLIDIREADEFNAGHILGARNIPLSQIRMRYKELRKDQPVYLYCQSGFRTGRAAQYLKKQGYKDFYQLQGGFKSWTGKIKKK; from the coding sequence GTGTCAACAAACTTAATTATTATACTAGCCGCAGTTCTAGCATTCATCGGCTACTCTGTATGGATGTTTTTCTATCAGAAGAGACTAATTAAAACACTTTCAGAAGAAGAATTTCGCGCTGGCTACCGTAAGGCACAGCTTATCGATATTCGTGAAGCAGATGAATTTAACGCTGGTCATATTTTAGGTGCTCGTAACATTCCATTATCACAAATCCGTATGCGTTACAAAGAGCTACGTAAAGACCAACCTGTCTATTTATACTGCCAAAGTGGATTCCGTACAGGACGTGCAGCTCAATATCTAAAAAAACAAGGTTACAAAGATTTCTACCAACTACAAGGTGGATTTAAATCTTGGACAGGAAAAATTAAAAAGAAATAA
- a CDS encoding DNA polymerase III subunit delta, giving the protein MFSSMLLSSCSFQQTAKEEKQFVGNADGAVDLVSGPISLKDTKKIFSAAFKVPTYLPYDVMSDVKGEVRTIGKKNAVLTIKYKQQEEGRKDYIELTVANFPYSFPYIVEQNRFHEKMRLDNGSAAYFKNRDEGEHGEEFATLIWKEKGLEYQLLYRNVELRDEEIVKQNLLYIANNMEEKN; this is encoded by the coding sequence GTGTTTTCTAGTATGTTGCTGAGCTCATGTTCATTCCAACAAACAGCGAAAGAAGAAAAACAATTTGTGGGAAATGCGGATGGAGCTGTAGATCTTGTATCTGGTCCCATTTCGTTAAAGGATACAAAAAAAATTTTTTCGGCAGCATTTAAAGTTCCGACGTATTTGCCGTACGATGTTATGAGTGATGTAAAAGGAGAAGTAAGAACAATTGGGAAGAAGAACGCTGTCTTGACGATAAAATATAAACAACAAGAAGAAGGAAGAAAAGATTATATAGAATTAACAGTTGCTAATTTTCCTTACAGTTTTCCTTATATTGTAGAACAAAATCGATTTCATGAAAAAATGAGATTGGATAATGGTTCAGCTGCCTATTTTAAAAATAGGGATGAGGGCGAGCATGGAGAAGAATTTGCGACGCTCATATGGAAAGAGAAAGGATTAGAATATCAATTACTATACCGCAATGTAGAATTAAGAGATGAGGAAATAGTGAAACAAAACTTATTGTATATTGCGAACAATATGGAAGAAAAGAACTAG